Sequence from the Prunus persica cultivar Lovell chromosome G5, Prunus_persica_NCBIv2, whole genome shotgun sequence genome:
TTCTGTTCATAGggttttatttcatttgagtCTTTTTGTTGCCTTCTGTAAAGTTGATAGTGAATAAAATCTCAACAGGTTTTACGAGATGGAAAATGGAGTGAGGAAGATGCTTCTGTGCTGGTTCCTGGAGACATCATTAGTATCAAATTAGGAGATATAATTCCTGCTGATGCTCGTTTGCTTGAAGGAGATCCTTTAAAAATTGATCAGGTAGCTAAGTCATGTTCTACTATTATGGTTATGAGCCATTTCTACATGGTGATTTATATACAGGtgtattgaaatttgaatatgATAAGGAAATTAGGAATAGACcaagcaaaaggaaaaggtTCAAGCTAACTGAGGTTGGGACTTTATTTAAGGCTGCTATGTTCAGGTCTTATAATAAATCTACCCTTAAATTCAAACACAATGCACTGtcgaaatttatttataactgGCATGCGTAACTGGAAGTGTTACTTAAATGTTACTTTCCTATTGGATAAGCAGGAAATATATGAATGAAGTTATGTGTCCTTGATTCTGCCATCCATGCATCCTTTTTCCATATTACTtgatctttaatttcttaGATTAAAATGACCTTGAGCAGTGGGAGATTAACATGGTTCCTCATCCTTAGAAGTTCTTTCATGTTAtgttaaattcaaattaatttcaatGTTGATGCCATAAAACAAGTAGTCTAGAAACCATTGGCATTATTGTCTTTTCAAGAGGAGCTCATACCTAAGATGAACATTAATGGATATGTGGCCCATTATGAGCGTTTAACAAATCCTTATATCACCTGGTTCTACTATTTCTCGCCTTCTATTGTGACAGACTTTCCGAACtttctgttttattatttgtttcttctttttcagtcTGCCCTTACAGGAGAGTCACTCCCAGTAACTAAGCATTCTGGTGATGGAGTATACTCTGGGTCAACATGTAAACAAGGTGAACTCGAAGCAATTGTCATTGCAACTGGAGTACATACCTTCTTTGGAAAAGCTGCCCATCTTGTGGAAAGCACGACACATGTTGGGCACTTTCAGCAGGTTCCTTTTTAGAACTCTTTTCATCTTAATAGAGTCATATGTTCATGTTGGTAAAATGTCAAGCCAATAGGCATCTTTCATATGAGATGCTTTTCAATTTAGAACTCAGCAGCATAAAAACTTTCAGTTTGTTGCTTACAGGTAACGGGACAGTGAAATCCACCCATGTTAGGGAATGTTTCATCTTGAGTATGAGAATTTGTTACTTGTTTCACACGGCTAAACTACCATTTTGACTGATTGTTTCAGGTCTTAACGGCTATTGGAAACTTTTGCATTTGCTCAATTGCCATTGGAATTGTGATTGAAATAATTGTCTTAATAAGTCAAGATAGACCTTATCGTCCTTCAATAGATAACCTTCTTGTTCTACTTATCGGCGGCATCCCAATTGCTATGCCAACAGTTCTGTCTGTCACCATGGCCATTGGTTCTCATCGTTTAGCTCAGCAGGTATAACAAGCTGCATTTAATTTATATCATGAAATTTCAGTGCTGAGTTAGACTCTCTTTGATGTGGAAGTCAAAGTAATAGTTTGTCTGAGTTCTTTTCAGGGTGCAATCACAAAGAGAATGACGGCTATTGAAGAAATGGCTGGGATGGATGTGCTCTGCAGTGATAAAACAGGAACTTTAACTCTCAACAAATTAACCGTGGACAAGAATCTCATAGAGGTGTTAATTCTTGATCCTGTCATATGCCTAAATTTTTTGACAGATATGACTGTGAACTATGTAATTATCTTGCTCATTGAAGTTTATTATCAATTCACATTTTGTTGGTATGTTTAAATCTACACAATAAAGCTATTCACTGTTTAAgatttttctatttctattcCCAGTGGTCTGAGAGAACCATATGTGTAAAGAAAGTACATCTTCTTTCTGGAGCCTTCTTGTTCTAAGCTATATAATCAGAAACATAAGGACTCAAGATAGATTTACATTATTGTTGTTCAGAATGTACGAAGTAGAGCTAAATATTTTGCTATATAATGTTGTTTGGAACGAAAAGATGAAACCTACTATGGTTCTGCTTTACTGTATCTCCATGGATGTTAAATTTAAGCACTATTGCATTATGTTGACATTTGACGAAGACTTCCATTTTGCAGGTTTTTGCCAAAGGTGTTGAAAAGGACACGGTTGTATTGATGGCCGCAAGAGCTTCAAGGTTGGAGAATCAAGATGCTATTGATGCTGCAATTGTTGCAATGCTAGCTGATCCTAAGGAGGTAGGAGACTGTATAACTCAAAATTTTATGCAACTCTTATAGAATGCTAAAGTTGAAGGTTTTGGAGAAGTTGAGCCTGCTTAGGTGTTTCAATTCAGTCTTGAAGTGCAATTCCAATGTGAATCTATTGTTGTACGATAACAAGAAGTGCATATTTATAGTATCATATTACGCCACCAAAATTATTATACttctgtgaaaaaaaaaaaaaaaaaaaaaaaaaaaaaacagatataGCATATATTCTACTCTAACTTGCAGAGCTATGTAGGGCAGGGCATTTAGGCTATGAGATTTCCTGTATAGTTTTGAACCTTGCATATGCAATCATGTGTTTCGTTCACTAAAGCTTCATTGAACTGAGTTTCTCCTGGGTTCATTTGTAAGGCTCGAGCTGGAATTACAGAAATTCACTTCCTTCCATTCAATCCAACTGATAAGAGGACAGCACTTACATACATAGACCAAGCTGGTAAAATGCACAGAGTGAGCAAAGGTGCACCAGAGCAGGTACTTAATGTCTCAATTTGAAATCTTGGTTTCTTAGTCCTTCACAGTAAAAAATGACCTAACAAAAACCTTTTATTTGTGTAATTTGTAGATACTCAATTTGGCATGGAATAGATCAGATATTGAGAAAAGGGTACACTCAGTGATTGACAAATTTGCAGAGCGTGGACTTCGATCCCTTGCTGTTGCTCAGCAGGTAACCAAGATTTTAACAAATACCCACTCTTGGATGCATGCATTATGGTTGAGGAGATTTCTGTAATTTACAGGAAGTTCCTGCTGGTACAAAAGACAGTCCTGGTGGACCTTGGGAGTTTGTTGGTCTTCTCCCGCTGTTTGATCCACCACGCCATGACAGTGCTGAAACTATTAGAAGAGCTTTAGATCTTGGTGTGAGTGTTAAAATGATCACAGGTATGTGAAAAAAAGgagttttttctcttttcaattcaatgctacattatactaaaaaaaaactctcagTCTACTGATTCTTAGTCATCAGTTTCGAGAGGTCGGGTCATAAAACTATCAATTTACTCGTTCTTCTGATTTATCTGTACTACAAGATTCACTACCAGAAAAGTTGCTGAAAACTCTGAAGTTACTTCTATCAATTTACTACTCGTTCAGGACACTAATTTATAATGAACTTCATAAATTTCATTATCTTGTACTAATCCGAAGTGACTAATGTTTATGATGAACTTCATAGATTATGACCGCTTCCACTCCAACCTTCTCAGCACCCTAAATTTCAGACATTTTttcaaaactttcttttgACTTCCGTAATTGAATTATTTTCCAGGTGATCAACTGGCAATTGGGAAAGAGACAGGGAGACGGCTTGGGATGGGTACAAACATGTATCCATCATCGGCGTTGCTTGGTGAAAATAAGGATGGCTTAGATGCAACTCTAGGAGTTGATGAGCTCATTGAGAGTGCTGATGGTTTTGCTGGTGTCTTTCCTGGTAATCATGTTTGTCACAGTTTGTTACTTTTGTACGTCAACTTTGCATTGCTTCTGCCTGACTTGATGCTTCATTTCAGAGCATAAATATGAGATCGTGCAGCGATTACAAGGTAAGAAACACATAGTTGGAATGACAGGTGATGGAGTTAATGATGCACCTGCATTGAAGAAAGCAGACATTGGAATTGCTGTAGCAGATGCCACAGATGCTGCTCGTAGTGCATCTGACATAGTACTGACAGAACCTGGGTTGAGTGTAATTATTAGTGCTGTTTTGACAAGCCGTGCAATCTTTCAAAGAATGAAGAATTACACAGTAAGGGGATTATCTCTTCTCATTGTTTTAGCAAGTGGATCTGGAAGTGATCCTGGTACTGAATCTTGGGTTtgttttcaataatttttttgttcttgtttctttctttcagatATATGCCGTCTCCATAACAATACGTATTGTCGTAAGTAGTTCATGACCCCATTTCTGTCACATATAAGCAAGCTGTAATGTCAGTTTTCATTTCTAACTGGGTTTCTTTTACAGCTGGGTTTCTTGCTGCTTGCTGTATTCTGGAAATTTGATTTCCCTCCTTTTATGGTCCTCATCATTGCCATTCTTAATGACGGTAAGTATTACTAACCCTTTAAGTTCTCTCATCTCGCGTTTGTCTGTAACAGAGTTCATTGAGTGTGAACTCTCGGTTTTCTACTGTTCTTCATTTACTCCCCTTCTTCCTTTTGAAAATAAACCTGAACTTTAAACTACTTACCAGGTACTATTATGACAATATCCAAAGACAGAGTTAAGCCATCTCCAGTTCCTGACAGTTGGAAGCTCAGTGAAATATTTGCAACTGGGATTGTCTTAGGCAGTTACCTCGCCTTGACGACAGTTGCGTTCGTCTATATCACTTACGAAACTCAATTCTTTCAGGTAAACATGATTATTGTGCATCCTTTCCTAGTAACCCGTTGATTTATCCAGATAAAAAAagcagaattttaaatttctgaAGTTTTGCAAGGGGA
This genomic interval carries:
- the LOC18778035 gene encoding ATPase 11, plasma membrane-type, encoding MDTSVALEPICKEAVDLENIPVEEVFENLKCTAEGLSSVEVQQRLEVFGYNKLEEKKESKLLNFLGFMWNPLSWVMEAAALMSITLAHGGGKGVDVYDFVGILALLIINSTISFIEENNAGNAAAALMARLAPKAKVLRDGKWSEEDASVLVPGDIISIKLGDIIPADARLLEGDPLKIDQSALTGESLPVTKHSGDGVYSGSTCKQGELEAIVIATGVHTFFGKAAHLVESTTHVGHFQQVLTAIGNFCICSIAIGIVIEIIVLISQDRPYRPSIDNLLVLLIGGIPIAMPTVLSVTMAIGSHRLAQQGAITKRMTAIEEMAGMDVLCSDKTGTLTLNKLTVDKNLIEVFAKGVEKDTVVLMAARASRLENQDAIDAAIVAMLADPKEARAGITEIHFLPFNPTDKRTALTYIDQAGKMHRVSKGAPEQILNLAWNRSDIEKRVHSVIDKFAERGLRSLAVAQQEVPAGTKDSPGGPWEFVGLLPLFDPPRHDSAETIRRALDLGVSVKMITGDQLAIGKETGRRLGMGTNMYPSSALLGENKDGLDATLGVDELIESADGFAGVFPEHKYEIVQRLQGKKHIVGMTGDGVNDAPALKKADIGIAVADATDAARSASDIVLTEPGLSVIISAVLTSRAIFQRMKNYTIYAVSITIRIVLGFLLLAVFWKFDFPPFMVLIIAILNDGTIMTISKDRVKPSPVPDSWKLSEIFATGIVLGSYLALTTVAFVYITYETQFFQKKFKADDIFNGPLYYTKKSINEPLNAKLASAVYLQVSTISQALIFVTRSRGWSFTERPGLLLVTAFIVAQLVATAISAQATWEFARIHAIGWRWCGIIWLYNILIYMLLDPIKFFVRYALSGRAWSLVLNKRTAFNTQKDFGKEFREAAWAAEQRTVHGLPSESRNIPERHTFRDVSIMAEEARRRAEIARLRELHTLKGKVESFAKLRGLDIEVNPHYTL